The following are encoded in a window of Gossypium raimondii isolate GPD5lz chromosome 13, ASM2569854v1, whole genome shotgun sequence genomic DNA:
- the LOC105783648 gene encoding cytochrome P450 CYP736A12 — MYYSTLAILLVLLVPLCSFIYFFRPRNHHKNGRKHPPGPAPLPIIGNLHMLGNLPHQTLHHLGKKYGPIMSIKLGYVPTIVVSSPEAAEQFLKVHDLVFASRPNLQSTEYLTYSGKGLAFAHYGSYWRTARKLSTLHFLSASKIECFAPVRKEEVVSLVESVRKAVTAGETVDLSRKLGKVIEVMMCKLLFGQSMDDKFQFKPLVDETMLLAGVFNLSDYLPFLAPLDLQGYRRRLKRTSNGLHAIFDKMVDEHQQGTYAKEQKPYTDFFHVLVSLLDTPMNPNDEEQQYIIGRENIKAIMVDMVAASFDTTATAIEWTLAELLRHPSVMVALQQELERIVGRHRMVEESDLPKLAYLDMVIKESLRLHPVAPLLIPRESTEDITIDGYFIPKKSRILVNVWSIGRDHKVWSNNAEEFFPERFKDSNIDLRGHDFQLIPFGSGRRGCPGMQLGLTTMRLIIAQLVHCFDWELPDGMLPNELDMTEKFGLSLPRANHLLANPTYRLVG, encoded by the exons ATGTATTATTCAACGTTAGCCATACTCTTGGTACTCCTTGTACCTCTTTGTTCCTTTATCTACTTCTTCCGCCCACGAAACCACCACAAAAATGGCCGGAAACATCCACCCGGTCCTGCTCCTCTTCCCATTATTGGTAACCTCCATATGCTAGGGAACCTTCCTCACCAAACCCTTCACCATCTTGGCAAAAAATATGGACCCATAATGTCAATAAAGCTAGGCTATGTACCGACCATTGTGGTATCATCACCTGAAGCCGCTGAACAGTTCCTCAAGGTCCATGACCTTGTTTTTGCTTCCAGGCCTAACCTCCAATCTACCGAGTACTTGACCTACAGTGGCAAGGGCTTGGCTTTTGCCCACTACGGTTCCTATTGGCGAACTGCACGGAAATTGTCCACTTTGCACTTCCTTAGTGCTTCAAAAATCGAATGTTTTGCCCCAGTTAGGAAGGAAGAGGTGGTGTCATTGGTTGAATCGGTGAGGAAGGCAGTGACGGCGGGTGAGACGGTGGACCTTAGCCGGAAGTTAGGTAAGGTTATTGAAGTAATGATGTGTAAACTGCTTTTCGGGCAGTCCATGGATGATAAATTCCAATTCAAACCGCTAGTTGACGAGACCATGCTCTTGGCTGGGGTTTTCAATCTATCAGATTATCTACCTTTTCTTGCACCACTTGACCTTCAG GGATATAGAAGAAGGCTTAAGAGGACAAGCAATGGGCTTCACgcaatttttgacaaaatggTTGATGAACATCAACAAGGGACTTACGCCAAGGAACAAAAACCTTACACAGATTTCTTTCATGTACTGGTTTCATTGTTGGATACACCCATGAACCCTAACGATGAAGAGCAGCAGTACATCATTGGTAGAGAAAACATCAAGGCCATAATGGTGGACATGGTGGCAGCTTCATTTGACACCACAGCTACAGCCATTGAGTGGACACTTGCAGAGCTTCTAAGGCATCCTTCAGTCATGGTTGCTCTTCAACAAGAACTAGAAAGAATTGTTGGAAGGCATAGAATGGTAGAAGAGTCGGATCTACCGAAGCTTGCTTACTTAGATATGGTCATCAAAGAGAGTTTAAGGTTGCATCCAGTGGCGCCTTTACTAATTCCACGTGAGTCGACAGAAGATATCACCATTGATGGATATTTCATTCCAAAGAAGTCGCGAATTTTAGTGAATGTTTGGTCCATCGGGCGAGACCACAAAGTATGGTCAAACAATGCTGAAGAGTTCTTTCCAGAAAGGTTCAAGGATAGCAACATAGACCTTCGAGGACATGATTTCCAACTCATCCCTTTCGGGAGTGGCCGTAGAGGATGTCCTGGAATGCAGTTAGGGTTGACCACCATGCGTCTAATTATAGCTCAATTAGTTCATTGCTTTGATTGGGAGTTGCCTGATGGGATGTTGCCTAATGAACTCGATATGACTGAGAAGTTTGGGCTCTCGTTGCCAAGGGCTAATCATTTACTTGCAAACCCAACTTATCGTTTAGTTGGTTAA
- the LOC105784390 gene encoding laccase-17, with protein sequence MGVFLLSSPAFLVFFSFFTFCLLVDPVFGITRHYKFDVKLHNVTRLCHTRSIVSVNGQFPGPRIVAREGDQLLIKVVNHVPNNVSIHWHGIRQLQSGWADGPAYVTQCPIQTGQSYVYNFTIIGQRGTLFWHAHISWLRATLYGPIIILHKRGIPYPFAKPYKEVPIVFGEWFNSDPEAVISQALQTGGGPNVSDAYTINGLPGPLYTCSAKDTFKLKVKPGKTYLLRLVNAALNDELFFSIANHTLTVVDVDAVYVKPFKTETLLITPGQTTNVILKTKPSYPNATFFMTARPYVTGQGTFDNSTVAGILEYESPPNSLHSSIMLPLFKPILPALNDTSFATKFGSKLRSLASAQYPANVPQKVDKHFFFTVGLGTSPCQHNQTCQGPNGTKFAASVNNVSFAMPTSALLQAHFFGQFNGVYTPDFPSTPITPFNYTGSPPNNTTVSNGTKVVVLPFNTSVELVMQDTSILGAESHPLHLHGFNFFIVGQGFGNFDPNKDPAKFNLIDPVERNTVGVPSGGWVAIRFLADNPGVWFMHCHLEVHTSWGLKMAWIVLDGELPTQKLLPPPADLPKC encoded by the exons atgggagtttttcttctttcatcaCCAGCATTTCTggttttcttctcatttttcacTTTCTGTCTACTTGTTGACCCTGTATTTGGGATCACCAGGCACTACAAATTTGAT GTCAAGTTGCATAATGTGACACGTTTGTGCCATACAAGGAGCATTGTTTCGGTGAATGGACAATTTCCAGGGCCTCGCATTGTAGCAAGGGAGGGTGATCAGCTTCTCATAAAAGTGGTCAATCATGTGCCTAACAATGTTTCTATCCACTG GCATGGCATTCGACAGCTTCAAAGCGGTTGGGCGGATGGGCCAGCATATGTGACTCAGTGTCCCATACAAACTGGCCAAAGCTACGTTTACAACTTCACCATTATAGGCCAAAGAGGGACTCTCTTTTGGCATGCCCATATATCATGGCTAAGAGCCACTCTTTATGGTCCCATTATCATTCTTCACAAGCGTGGCATACCTTACCCTTTTGCTAAGCCTTACAAGGAAGTTCCCATTGTCTTCG GAGAGTGGTTCAATTCAGATCCTGAGGCTGTAATTAGCCAGGCACTCCAGACTGGTGGGGGTCCAAATGTCTCTGATGCTTATACCATCAATGGTCTCCCCGGACCACTTTATACCTGCTCAGCCAAAG ATACATTCAAGCTGAAGGTGAAGCCTGGCAAAACTTACCTTCTGCGTTTAGTCAATGCGGCACTCAATGATGAGCTCTTCTTCAGCATAGCAAATCACACACTAACTGTTGTTGATGTTGATGCCGTTTATGTTAAACCATTCAAGACTGAAACTCTTCTCATCACCCCTGGTCAGACCACAAATGTGATCCTTAAGACCAAACCAAGCTATCCAAATGCCACTTTCTTCATGACGGCTAGACCATATGTGACAGGCCAAGGAACATTCGATAATTCAACTGTTGCCGGTATTTTAGAATACGAGTCACCACCCAATAGCCTTCATTCAAGCATAATGTTGCCCTTGTTTAAACCAATTCTACCTGCTTTGAACGACACTTCCTTTGCTACAAAATTCGGGAGTAAACTCCGTAGCTTGGCCAGTGCACAATATCCTGCCAATGTGCCTCAGAAGGTTGATAAGCATTTTTTCTTCACTGTTGGTCTCGGAACCAGCCCATGCCAGCATAACCAAACCTGCCAAGGACCTAATGGAACCAAGTTCGCAGCTTCAGTGAATAATGTATCGTTTGCAATGCCAACTTCAGCACTACTCCAGGCTCATTTCTTCGGCCAATTTAACGGAGTTTACACCCCTGATTTTCCTAGCACTCCTATAACTCCATTTAACTATACAGGCTCACCACCTAACAATACTACGGTAAGCAACGGAACAAAGGTAGTAGTGCTTCCTTTTAACACTTCCGTGGAGCTAGTTATGCAGGACACGAGCATTCTTGGAGCCGAAAGCCACCCTCTTCATCTACATGGCTTCAATTTCTTCATCGTCGGCCAAGGTTTTGGCAACTTTGATCCAAATAAGGACCCTGCAAAGTTCAATCTGATTGACCCCGTTGAAAGGAACACTGTTGGTGTGCCATCAGGAGGTTGGGTTGCAATTCGTTTTCTAGCTGACAATCCAG GGGTATGGTTCATGCATTGCCATCTAGAAGTGCACACCAGCTGGGGCTTGAAGATGGCTTGGATTGTCTTGGATGGTGAACTTCCTACTCAGAAATTGTTGCCTCCACCAGCAGATCTTCCTAAATGTTGA